The proteins below are encoded in one region of Micromonospora sp. DSM 45708:
- a CDS encoding acyl-CoA dehydrogenase, with amino-acid sequence MTHYKSNLRDLEFNLFEVFGADRTFGQEPYTDLDVDTARSFLSEVDRLAREDLAASYTDSDRNPPVFDPATHTAPLPESFKKSYQAFMDSEFWRLDLPEALGGTNAPRALWWSLAELVLGANAPVWMYASGPSFAHVLHVEGTEEQQKWARLFIEKQWGSTMVLTEPDAGSDVGAGRTRAVQQPDGSWHIEGVKRFITSGEHDLSDNIVHYVLARPVGVEGVGGPGTKGLSLFVVPKFHFDAETGELGERNGVYATNVEHKMGLKVSNTCEVTFGEHGVPAKGWLLGEKHDGIRQMFMIIEYARMMVGTKAIATLSTGYLNALEYAKNRVQGADLIQQADKTAPRVTITHHPDVRRSLLMQKSYAEGLRALVCYTASWQDKVALAEAAGDEKATKLAKRVNDLLLPLVKGVGSERAYELLGHESLQTFGGSGFLQDYPLEQYVRDAKIDTLYEGTTAIQSLDLIFRKIVRDNGKALMAVAGEIQEHITSEAGNGQLKEERQALGKALAEIQNMIGVMTGWLGEAQAGDTRALYKVGLSSRRFLLAIGDLVVGWLLQKQADVALKALAGEVSATDKAFYTGKVAAARFFAREVLPRIGADRRIVESADLEIMDLPEEAF; translated from the coding sequence ATGACCCACTACAAGAGCAATCTTCGGGACCTCGAGTTCAACCTGTTCGAGGTGTTCGGGGCGGACCGGACGTTCGGCCAGGAGCCGTACACGGACCTGGACGTCGACACCGCCCGTAGCTTCCTCTCCGAGGTCGACCGCCTGGCCCGCGAGGACCTCGCCGCCAGCTACACGGACAGCGACCGCAACCCGCCGGTCTTCGACCCGGCCACCCACACCGCGCCGCTGCCGGAGTCGTTCAAGAAGTCGTACCAGGCGTTCATGGACTCCGAGTTCTGGCGCCTCGACCTGCCGGAGGCCCTCGGCGGCACGAACGCCCCGCGCGCGCTCTGGTGGTCGCTGGCCGAGCTGGTGCTCGGTGCCAACGCCCCGGTCTGGATGTACGCCTCCGGCCCGTCCTTCGCGCACGTGCTGCACGTCGAGGGCACCGAGGAGCAGCAGAAGTGGGCCCGGCTGTTCATCGAGAAGCAGTGGGGCTCGACCATGGTGCTGACCGAGCCGGACGCCGGCTCGGACGTGGGCGCCGGCCGCACCCGGGCCGTCCAGCAGCCGGACGGCTCGTGGCACATCGAGGGCGTCAAGCGCTTCATCACCTCCGGTGAGCACGACCTGAGCGACAACATCGTCCACTACGTGCTGGCCCGCCCGGTCGGCGTGGAGGGCGTCGGCGGTCCCGGCACCAAGGGCCTGTCCCTCTTCGTGGTGCCGAAGTTCCACTTCGACGCCGAGACCGGCGAGCTGGGCGAGCGTAACGGCGTCTACGCCACGAACGTCGAGCACAAGATGGGCCTGAAGGTCTCCAACACCTGCGAGGTGACCTTCGGCGAGCACGGCGTACCGGCCAAGGGCTGGCTGCTGGGCGAGAAGCACGACGGCATCCGCCAGATGTTCATGATCATCGAGTACGCCCGGATGATGGTCGGCACCAAGGCCATCGCCACGCTCTCCACCGGCTACCTGAACGCGCTGGAGTACGCCAAGAACCGCGTGCAGGGCGCCGACCTGATCCAGCAGGCCGACAAGACCGCTCCGCGGGTGACCATCACCCATCACCCGGACGTGCGCCGCTCGCTGCTGATGCAGAAGTCGTACGCCGAGGGCCTGCGCGCGCTGGTCTGCTATACCGCGAGCTGGCAGGACAAGGTCGCGCTCGCCGAGGCGGCCGGCGACGAGAAGGCCACCAAGCTGGCCAAGCGGGTCAACGACCTGCTGCTGCCGCTGGTCAAGGGCGTCGGCTCGGAGCGGGCGTACGAGCTGCTCGGGCACGAGTCGCTCCAGACGTTCGGCGGCTCCGGCTTCCTCCAGGACTACCCGCTGGAGCAGTACGTCCGGGACGCCAAGATCGACACTTTGTACGAGGGCACCACCGCGATCCAGAGCCTCGACCTGATCTTCCGGAAGATCGTCCGGGACAACGGCAAGGCGCTGATGGCGGTCGCCGGCGAGATCCAGGAGCACATCACCTCCGAGGCCGGCAACGGCCAGCTCAAGGAGGAGCGGCAGGCGCTCGGCAAGGCGCTCGCCGAGATCCAGAACATGATCGGGGTGATGACCGGCTGGCTGGGTGAGGCCCAGGCCGGCGACACCCGCGCGCTCTACAAGGTCGGCCTGAGCAGCCGTCGGTTCCTGCTCGCGATCGGCGACCTGGTGGTCGGCTGGCTGCTCCAGAAGCAGGCGGACGTGGCCCTGAAGGCGCTGGCCGGCGAGGTCTCCGCCACCGACAAGGCGTTCTACACCGGCAAGGTGGCCGCCGCCCGGTTCTTCGCCCGCGAGGTGCTGCCCCGCATCGGCGCCGACCGGCGGATCGTCGAGAGCGCCGACCTGGAGATCATGGACCTCCCGGAGGAGGCGTTCTGA
- a CDS encoding PP2C family protein-serine/threonine phosphatase — MLSDVRTQPFQPGRGPLSPGSRAGLGAALALLAIVSAAEAADGRPVHYLALMAAAPVLAGALASWQVVLAVGALATAAGVAFAAAEPGVSLVTAVNVTAIVLATAISAATAAVRQRQAERIAELTRLAAVAQQAVLRPLGPQVGTLAVAARYISSTATAEIGGDLYEVMDTPYGVRMIIGDVRGKGLDAVRLASIVLGSYRHVAYERADLRAVVTDLDRAVARNVGDEDFVTAALVEERGGTLTIVNCGHPPPLLLRRGAVIPLEPPAPAPPLGFMPVVRPRVERLEPGDRLLLFTDGLGEARRDGEFFPTADRAWRLLGHGTVGDGLASLETALVEWVQDRLDDDIALVLMEYAGPRSAAAAPVPSWEVGAADG; from the coding sequence ATGCTGTCCGATGTACGCACGCAACCCTTCCAGCCGGGCCGCGGCCCGCTGAGCCCCGGATCCCGCGCCGGCCTCGGCGCGGCCCTCGCGCTGCTCGCGATCGTCTCGGCGGCGGAGGCGGCCGACGGCCGGCCGGTGCACTACCTCGCGCTGATGGCCGCCGCGCCCGTCCTCGCCGGCGCGCTGGCCTCCTGGCAGGTGGTGCTCGCCGTGGGGGCGCTGGCCACCGCCGCCGGGGTCGCCTTCGCCGCGGCCGAACCGGGCGTCTCGCTGGTGACCGCCGTCAACGTGACCGCCATCGTGCTGGCCACCGCGATCTCCGCCGCCACGGCGGCCGTGCGACAGCGCCAGGCGGAGCGGATCGCCGAGCTGACCCGGCTCGCCGCGGTCGCCCAGCAGGCGGTGCTCCGTCCGCTCGGCCCGCAGGTCGGCACGCTGGCCGTGGCCGCGCGCTACATCTCCTCCACGGCCACCGCCGAGATCGGCGGCGATCTGTACGAGGTGATGGACACCCCGTACGGCGTCCGCATGATCATCGGGGACGTGCGCGGGAAGGGGCTGGACGCGGTCCGGCTGGCCAGCATCGTGCTCGGCTCCTACCGGCACGTGGCCTACGAGCGGGCCGACCTGCGCGCGGTGGTGACCGACCTGGACCGGGCGGTGGCCCGCAACGTCGGCGACGAGGACTTCGTCACCGCCGCTCTGGTCGAGGAGCGCGGCGGCACGCTCACCATCGTCAACTGCGGGCACCCGCCGCCGCTGCTGCTGCGCCGCGGCGCGGTGATCCCCTTGGAGCCGCCGGCCCCCGCGCCGCCGCTGGGCTTCATGCCGGTGGTCCGGCCCCGGGTGGAGCGGCTGGAGCCGGGCGACCGGCTGCTGTTGTTCACCGACGGGCTGGGTGAGGCCCGGCGGGACGGCGAGTTCTTCCCGACCGCCGACCGCGCCTGGCGCCTGCTCGGTCACGGGACCGTCGGCGACGGGCTCGCCTCGCTGGAGACCGCCCTGGTCGAGTGGGTGCAGGACCGGCTCGACGACGACATCGCACTGGTCCTGATGGAGTACGCCGGCCCGCGCAGCGCGGCGGCGGCCCCGGTGCCGAGCTGGGAGGTCGGCGCCGCCGACGGGTGA
- a CDS encoding septal ring lytic transglycosylase RlpA family protein codes for MAARHLRTRRLFSSPAGIAATAAVGVALAVGGTVGAVQLTSAEPPAAPALVEALPSTPAPTSAAPSPSASATASLSPSPKATPSPKPSRTQPASRGKTRTAAPKPTATKKKTAAPTVVDSGSCGASFYDEGQMTANGETFDPDALTAAHKTLPFNTRVRVTNPANGKSVVVRINDRGPYIDGRCIDLSRAAFAAIASTGLGEVDVRYEVLG; via the coding sequence GTGGCTGCAAGGCACCTTCGTACCCGCAGATTGTTCTCCTCGCCGGCCGGCATCGCCGCCACCGCGGCGGTCGGCGTGGCGCTCGCGGTCGGCGGCACCGTCGGCGCGGTCCAGCTCACCTCCGCCGAGCCGCCCGCCGCGCCGGCCCTGGTCGAGGCGCTGCCCAGCACGCCGGCCCCCACCTCGGCCGCGCCGTCGCCGAGCGCCTCCGCCACCGCGAGCCTGAGCCCGTCGCCGAAGGCCACCCCGAGCCCGAAGCCGAGCCGCACCCAGCCGGCGTCCCGTGGCAAGACCCGGACCGCGGCGCCGAAGCCGACCGCGACGAAGAAGAAGACCGCCGCCCCGACGGTGGTGGACAGCGGCTCCTGCGGCGCGTCCTTCTACGACGAGGGCCAGATGACCGCGAACGGCGAGACGTTCGACCCGGACGCGCTCACCGCGGCACACAAGACGCTGCCGTTCAACACCCGGGTCCGGGTCACCAACCCGGCCAACGGCAAGTCCGTGGTGGTCCGCATCAACGACCGGGGTCCCTACATCGACGGCCGGTGCATCGACCTGTCCCGCGCCGCGTTCGCGGCCATCGCCTCGACCGGTCTCGGCGAGGTGGACGTCCGCTACGAGGTGCTCGGCTGA
- a CDS encoding phosphoribosyltransferase: MGPVLNRRLVELFRWADPGPGSSHLVSDLSGWWRDPHVLAEVGPALAALFPDARPTLVIAPEVTGLLLGPLVAVAADAGFLPAYKDGGERRRIGPTRWAQTPPDHRGQRLRVGVDGRRLGPGDRVLLVDDWVDTGAQLDALHRLVRDAAAEPVGTAALVATCPAAVGERLRVRALLTGDDLPEG, encoded by the coding sequence ATGGGACCCGTGCTGAACCGTCGCCTGGTCGAACTGTTCCGCTGGGCCGATCCCGGGCCGGGCAGCAGCCACCTCGTCAGCGACCTCTCCGGCTGGTGGCGCGACCCGCACGTGCTCGCCGAGGTCGGGCCCGCGCTGGCCGCCCTCTTCCCCGACGCGCGCCCGACCCTGGTGATCGCGCCCGAGGTGACCGGGCTGCTGCTCGGCCCGCTGGTCGCGGTGGCCGCCGACGCCGGGTTCCTGCCCGCGTACAAGGACGGCGGCGAGCGGCGGCGGATCGGGCCGACACGATGGGCGCAGACCCCGCCGGACCACCGTGGGCAGCGGCTCCGCGTCGGCGTGGACGGCCGGCGTCTCGGCCCCGGCGACCGGGTGCTCCTGGTGGACGACTGGGTCGACACCGGCGCACAGCTCGACGCGCTGCACCGACTGGTCCGGGATGCCGCCGCCGAGCCGGTCGGCACCGCCGCGCTGGTCGCCACCTGCCCGGCCGCCGTCGGCGAACGACTGCGGGTACGCGCGCTGCTCACCGGGGACGACCTGCCTGAGGGTTGA
- a CDS encoding questin oxidase family protein codes for MDDGILDEAYHRLHRTGPEFDGWLSNHGPMAAEALVRHGQAARVHRWLDGYLRRLDDLPRGLRPIDDWRAALGDPKRAGDWLDHFDRELRDRPWREVLGEWWPRLLPGIAAGATHGVIRVGHAVRVLRTDGETPDRRAELGQALGYWAARWQPVPGAGPLTGHSDVASALAGVPRIADRSGGIRERLGRLTDEPGWSTAVTALRPPADPDQAARTLTEVVHRAALDYLRFGHGEPVMLVHAVTAPTAVLRTLPALDPALRAPSVAAAWAATAAVTSVYAAPAPAAATPVDGPTDPAEVFARAARHGDEHVVKLADATLEAYAATGDDRVLAAAGHAGRLI; via the coding sequence ATGGACGACGGCATCCTCGACGAGGCGTACCACCGACTGCACCGCACCGGCCCCGAGTTCGACGGCTGGCTCTCCAACCACGGGCCGATGGCCGCCGAGGCGCTGGTCCGGCACGGGCAGGCCGCCCGCGTGCACCGCTGGCTCGACGGCTACCTGCGCCGGCTGGACGACCTGCCCCGCGGGCTGCGGCCGATCGACGACTGGCGGGCCGCGCTCGGCGACCCGAAACGGGCCGGCGACTGGCTCGACCACTTCGACCGCGAGCTGCGCGACCGGCCGTGGCGGGAGGTGCTCGGCGAATGGTGGCCCCGGCTGCTGCCCGGGATCGCGGCCGGCGCCACCCACGGCGTGATCCGGGTCGGGCACGCGGTGCGGGTGCTGCGTACCGACGGGGAGACGCCGGACCGCCGCGCCGAGCTGGGCCAGGCGCTCGGCTACTGGGCGGCCCGCTGGCAGCCGGTCCCCGGCGCCGGCCCGCTCACCGGCCACTCCGACGTCGCGTCGGCACTGGCCGGGGTGCCCCGGATCGCGGACCGCAGCGGCGGCATCCGGGAGCGGCTGGGCCGGCTGACCGACGAGCCCGGATGGTCGACGGCGGTCACGGCGCTGCGTCCGCCGGCCGACCCGGACCAGGCCGCCCGCACGCTCACCGAGGTGGTGCACCGCGCCGCGCTGGACTACCTACGGTTCGGGCACGGTGAGCCGGTGATGCTGGTGCACGCGGTCACCGCGCCGACCGCGGTGCTGCGTACCCTGCCGGCCCTGGACCCGGCGCTGCGAGCGCCGAGCGTCGCCGCGGCCTGGGCCGCGACGGCGGCCGTGACTTCGGTGTACGCCGCACCCGCCCCGGCCGCCGCCACGCCTGTCGACGGGCCCACCGACCCGGCCGAGGTGTTCGCCCGGGCGGCCCGGCACGGCGACGAACACGTGGTGAAGCTGGCCGACGCGACGCTGGAGGCGTACGCGGCCACCGGTGACGACCGGGTGCTGGCCGCGGCCGGCCACGCCGGCCGTCTGATCTGA